The sequence GCAGGAAAAATCCCAGCATGATCTAGGTATCCCATTCCAAATGCTCGTCAATCACCGTGCCAAATAAAAATACCGTGAACCAATCGTTAGTCAAAACCTTGGCGGCAGAATCCTGCCAACACCGAAAATCCACTTCAGTGGATCGAAATCCATTACAGTAAAGCAATCCTGATTTTAAAAGGCGGCGAGCTTCTGATAATAACACGAGACAAAGAAGAAACTGAACCAGAAGATTAACTACCGTGGCCTTTAACGAAGCCGGAACTGCTTCGATTTCAAGAACTGGGCTTGGTCCTCTTTAAATTTGAAGATTACATCGATAATGAAGATCTTCCGTTAAGACGATTTCGGGTCCACTTTCGAAGACCTGAATAGGTCTGAGCAACAAGAGCCGTGCGCGGAGTTTATCAAGCCTGATGAATCGATCCATTTTCAAACTTGCCGCCAGGAAACTTCTCGATTTACTAGAACATAAGAACATGTCCCTCTCCCTCTCACTCAAAACCTCATCATGTTATAGTTAACTGAGTTAAAAATAAAAACACTGTTCGTTGAGCCAAGGGCACCCGAAGGGCTTGGAAAGTAATATGAACACGATCATAGAAGAGATACTCACCTCAAAGTCGTCACTCCAGACGGGGAAAGGATTCCTCTCCACTCAGCCATCGACCGTAATGAAGGAAAGCTGATCACTGATCTTATCGAGGGCGACATAACGGTACGGAAGACTATCGAAATTGGCTGTGCTTACGGTTTGTCATCACTTTTTATCACCGAAGGGATCAGGAATAGACCGTCATGTCACCACACCATTATTGATCCTTTTCAATACAAACAATGGCAGGGCGTTGGTATCCACAACCTCAGAAAAGCGGGTTTTGATTCATTTAAGCTTATTGAGGAAAAATCGGAATTCGCCCTGCCCGAAATTTTAAAGGACAATGCAGAAGGTTTTGATCTAGTTTTTATTGATGGGTTTCATACATTCGACAAAAGACCGCTTCAGATGATCGCCCCTGGGACTGGCATTCGGAAGACTTTTAAAAAACTCCTAAGGTTTCCAAGTCCCAAGCGGATCAAAGATGGCTGGCTTCAGTTGACGAGTCCATTCCTCCAACTCTTTTGTCAAGTCTTCCGTAGTCGCCTGATCTCTTGTCGCGAGGTTGGTTTTTTCACCGATGTCGCTGGATAGTTGATACAGCTCTTTGGTTTCTTCTTTTTCCAAAACGACTAATTTATAAGACCCATGCCTGACAGCGCTGTGCTGCTTATCAAACATCTGCCAAAAGAGGACATCGTGTGGAGCACCTTTGTCCTCTCCAGTCAAATAAGGTATCAGATTAACACCATCCAGGGGTCGGTCTGGAGAGATCTCCACGCCAGTCAATCCAACCATGGTTGCCAGAATGTCCATGGAGCTGACTGCATTTTCATAGTCTACTCCTGAAGGAATTTTTCCGGGCCAACGAAAGGCAAAAGGGACATGCATACCTCCTTCATAGATGGTACCTTTGCTGGCGCGCAGTGGTGAATTGATTGAGCCGTTGTTTGTGGCTCCTCCATTGTCAGACAAAAAGAATACGAGCGTGTTGTCGGCAAGATCGAGCTCATCCAGCTTGTCGAGAACCCGTCCTACTCCATCGTCCACCGCACTCACCATTGCGGCATAGGTTCGGCGAAGCGGATCTTCAATGTGAGAAAAGCGATCCAAGTACTTTTTCGAAGCCTGCATGGGCGTATGCGGCGCATTATAGGTGAGGTAGAGAAAAAATGGTTTTGCCTGATTCCTTTCCACAAAGTCCACAGCCTCGTTGGAAAGTTCGTCGGTCAGGTATTCATCGATCTCAATACGCGTTTCGTTGCGCAAAATTTTGGTGTTATACCAGAGCCCCGCACCATCGACCGATTCGATATCCGGAACCGTGAGATCTTCCGGGAAGTAACGGTGGCCACCTGCTACGAACCCGAAAAATTCATGGAACCCACGAACGTTCGGTCGAAATTTAGGATGCGTCCCCAAGTGCCATTTGCCAATGACTCCATTATGATAGCCCACTTTCTTCAAAATCTCGGCCATATTTTCCTCTTCAAGCGGAAGACCCGCCATTGGATCAAAGGGATTAAGCGTAGGATTGCGGCGGTAGCCAAAACGCCCTTGATAACGACCCGTAATCAGACCTGCCCGACTCGGCGAGCAAACCGGATAGGTGACATAGCCATTGGTGAAACGCACTCCCTCATGCGCTATACGATCAATA is a genomic window of Verrucomicrobiota bacterium containing:
- a CDS encoding sulfatase; this encodes MIWYHFDLMRIFNRLPLSSALALLLAFSFLGCARNSTPNIIIILTDDQGYADVGFNGCEDIPTPNIDRIAHEGVRFTNGYVTYPVCSPSRAGLITGRYQGRFGYRRNPTLNPFDPMAGLPLEEENMAEILKKVGYHNGVIGKWHLGTHPKFRPNVRGFHEFFGFVAGGHRYFPEDLTVPDIESVDGAGLWYNTKILRNETRIEIDEYLTDELSNEAVDFVERNQAKPFFLYLTYNAPHTPMQASKKYLDRFSHIEDPLRRTYAAMVSAVDDGVGRVLDKLDELDLADNTLVFFLSDNGGATNNGSINSPLRASKGTIYEGGMHVPFAFRWPGKIPSGVDYENAVSSMDILATMVGLTGVEISPDRPLDGVNLIPYLTGEDKGAPHDVLFWQMFDKQHSAVRHGSYKLVVLEKEETKELYQLSSDIGEKTNLATRDQATTEDLTKELEEWTRQLKPAIFDPLGTWKP